One region of Cottoperca gobio chromosome 19, fCotGob3.1, whole genome shotgun sequence genomic DNA includes:
- the bub3 gene encoding mitotic checkpoint protein BUB3: MTGSNEYKLNQGPEDSISAVKFSPSATQFLLVSSWDGTVRLFDVGSNTMRMKYQHSAPVLDCAFYDPTHSWSGGLDAQLKTHDLNTDQDTIVGTHDAPIRCVEYCPEVNVMVTGSWDRSVRLWDPRTPCNAGTFTQPEKVYTLSVAGDRLIVGTAGRRVLVWDLRNMGYVQQRRESSLKYQTRCIRAFPNKQGYVLSSIEGRVAVEYLDPSQEVQKKKYAFKCHRLKEEGIEHVYPVNAISFHSIHNTFATGGSDGFVNIWDPFNKKRLCQFHRYPTSIASLAFNNDGTMLAIAASYMHERGDISHPEDAIFIRQVTDAETKPKST; the protein is encoded by the exons atgactGGCTCAAACGAGTACAAGCTAAACCAGGGACCAGAGGACAGCATCTCTGCCGTCAAGTTCAGCCCCAGCGCAACCCAGTTCCTGCTGGTTTCCTCCTGGGATGGCACTGTCCGTCTCTTTGATGTCGGAAGTAACACCATGCGGATGAAGTACCAGCACTCTGCTCCAGTTCTTGACTGTGCTTTTTAT GACCCAACACATTCTTGGAGTGGAGGTTTAGATGCACAATTAAAAACTCATGATTTGAACACAGACCAAG ATACAATAGTTGGAACACATGATGCCCCCATTCGTTGTGTGGAATACTGCCCAGAGGTTAATGTCATGGTAACGGGCAGCTGGGACAGATCAGTTCGGCTGTGGGACCCAAGGACGCCCTGCAATGCTGGAACATTTACTCAGCCCGAAAAG GTGTACACCCTGTCTGTGGCTGGAGATAGACTGATCGTTGGCACAGCTGGAAGACGAGTCCTGGTGTGGGATTTGAGGAACATGGGCTACGTACAGCAAAGACGAGAGTCCAGTCTCAAGTATCAGACTCGCTGCATTAGAGCCTTCCCCAACAAACAG GGCTACGTCTTGAGTTCAATCGAGGGGCGTGTAGCTGTGGAGTACCTGGACCCAAGCCAGGAGGttcagaagaagaaatatgCCTTCAAATGCCACAGACTGAAGGAGGAGGGAATTGAGCATGTTTACCCTGTCAATGCCATCTCATTTCACAGTATTCATAACACCTTTGCCACAG GTGGCTCAGACGGCTTTGTGAACATCTGGGACCCGTTCAACAAGAAGCGCCTGTGTCAGTTCCACAGGTACCCGACCAGCATCGCATCGCTGGCCTTCAATAACGACGGCACCATGCTCGCCATCGCCGCCTCCTATATGCACGAGAGGGGAGACATCAGCCACCCAGAGGATGCCATCTTCATCCGCCAAGTCACAGACGCCGAGACGAAACCCAA GTCAACTTAA
- the hmx3b gene encoding homeobox protein HMX3-B: MADSDAQETRQTAKDSPFSIKNLLNIEDKPTKTKSFHGSSKGVFEGSFFSRLGDLSFPRFELPTQRIGLSAQYLERASTWWYPYTLGTHLRTGGSEKASLREASPAQDRRSPDLQKINQDAKEESADDDIALDESDSEEPKKEIDQEDDWRRKTDELDSDRKPCRKKKTRTVFSRSQVFQLESTFDIKRYLSSSERAGLAASLHLTETQVKIWFQNRRNKWKRQLAAELEAANLSHAAAQRIVRVPILYHENGAPETAGGPAAHSPSSQSLLAFPHHMYYSHPIPLLRPV, encoded by the exons ATGGCAGACTCTGATGCGCAAGAGACTCGCCAAACTGCAAAAGACTCGCCGTTCTCCATAAAGAACCTGCTGAACATCGAAGACAAACCCACGAAAACGAAAAGTTTCCACGGCTCTTCCAAAGGAGTGTTTGAAGGTAGCTTCTTCTCTCGGCTCGGTGACTTGTCTTTCCCTCGATTTGAGTTGCCCACACAGAGAATTGGACTATCAGCGCAGTATTTGGAGAGAGCGTCTACCTGGTGGTACCCATACACGCTCGGGACTCATCTGAGGACTGGAG GGTCTGAGAAGGCCAGCCTGAGGGAAGCATCACCGGCACAGGACAGGCGCTCCCCAGATCTCCAGAAAATTAACCAAGATGCCAAAGAGGAAAGCGCCGACGACGATATCGCGCTGGATGAAAGTGACTCGGAAGAgccaaagaaagaaatagaccAGGAGGACGACTGGAGGAGGAAAACGGACGAGCTGGACTCCGATAGGAAGCCCTGTCGGAAGAAGAAGACGCGCACGGTGTTTTCCAGGAGTCAAGTCTTCCAGCTGGAGTCCACCTTCGACATAAAGCGCTACCTGAGCAGCTCGGAGAGAGCAGGCCTTGCCGCTTCACTGCACCTGACAGAGACGCAGGTGAAAATCTGGTTTCAGAACCGGAGGAATAAGTGGAAAAGGCAACTGGCCGCGGAGCTAGAGGCGGCCAACCTGAGCCATGCTGCGGCGCAGAGGATTGTGAGGGTTCCCATACTTTACCACGAGAATGGAGCCCCAGAAACGGCCGGGGGCCCCGCTGCACACTCACCGAGCAGCCAGTCACTTCTGGCTTTCCCCCACCACATGTACTATTCCCACCCGATCCCACTGCTGAGGCCTGTTTAA